A stretch of DNA from Peptococcaceae bacterium 1198_IL3148:
ATTTGTATCAGTTAAATGGAGGTTGTTTAAGTATGAGTTATGCACAAGAGGTTCTAGAGCAGGTTAAAAAGAGAAACCCCAATGAACCAGAATTTCACCAAGCAGTAGAAGAGGTATTAGAAACATTAGAGCCGGTTTTAGAAAAAAATCCGGAATATCGTGAACTGGGTATTATAGAAAGAATTGTAGAGCCTGAAAGGCAAATAATCTTTAGAGTGCCTTGGGTAGACGATAATGGCAAAGTGCAAGTTAACAGGGGTTTTAGAGTACAGTTTAACTCAGCAATTGGTCCATATAAAGGTGGCATTAGATTCCATCCCTCAGTTAATTTGGGTATTATCAAATTTTTAGGGTTTGAACAGATTTTTAAAAATTCCCTTTGTGGAATGCCAATTGGTGGGGGTAAGGGCGGTTCTGACTTTGACCCCAAGGGTAAGTCAGACGGCGAAATTATGCGTTTTTGCCAAAGCTTTATGACCGAGTTGAGCAAATATATTGGGGCGGATACAGATGTACCTGCCGGTGATATCGGTGTAGGCCCTAGAGAAATTGGCTATATGTATGGTCAATATAAACGTTTGCGCAATGTCTTTGAGGGTGTGCTAACAGGCAAAGGTTTGACTTATGGTGGTTCATTGGCCCGAAAAGAAGCCACAGGATACGGATTGGTATACTTTGTTAATCAAATGCTCCAACAAAAGGGAGAATCACTATCCGGAAAGTCGGTGGTTGTTTCCGGCTCTGGCAATGTTGCCATTTATGCTGTGGAGAAAGCCCAGCAACTAGGCGCTAAGGTAGTGGCTATGTCTGATTCCAGTGGCTATATATATGATGAAGACGGTATAGACCTAACAATTATCAAAAGATTAAAAGAAGTAGAGAGAAAACGCATTGGCGAGTATGCTAAAGAAAGACCAGGCACAAAGGTGGGAGATTCCTCCAAAGATATTTGGTCAGTAAAATGTGATGTCGCTCTCCCCTGTGCTACCCAAAATGAGCTAGATGAAGCTGGTGCTAGAAAATTGGTAGATAATGGGGTGTTGGTGGTATGTGAAGGGGCCAATATGCCTTCCACTCCAGAAGCAGTTAAAGTATTCCAAAGAAATAATGTGCTTTTTGGACCAGCCAAAGCAGCTAATGCTGGTGGCGTGGCCACATCGGCTTTAGAAATGACTCAAAATAGCATGAGATATTCATGGACCTTTGAAGAAGTTGATGCTAAACTACAACAAATTATGAAGAACATCTATGAAAATGCTGCAAAGGCAGCTAAGGAATACGGATTAGAAGGTAACCTAGTGGCGGGCGCCAACATTGCTGGGTTCTTAAAAGTGGCAGAAGCAATGAAGGCCCAAGGCGTAGTATAAATTGAATAAAATAACTAAAACTCACTGGCCATTAAATGGTCAGTGAGTTTTTTTATATACACCTATTTAAAATACTGGCATTAACCCTGGGTGATCTCCAGTAATACAGCGCCCGCCTTCGGGGGTAATGATAAAAGTATTTTCAATTCCTACCATGCCGATGTTCGCAATCCCCTTTTTAGGTTCTACCGCGATAACCATTCCTTCCTGCAGTGGTTCATCAAAACCCTCAGCAATGACAGGGAATTCATCAACTAACAGACCAATACCATGTCCTAAAAATTTAACCTGCCGCTTACCAAAGCCCATAAAGTTTTCCAAAAACTCGGCACTAAGGTTATTGATTATTGTGCGGTAAATATGTGACGGAATTGCGCCAGGCTTTAACATCTCAGCAATTTGGTTTTGTATCGCTACACACTGATTGTGGGTGGAGGCAACTTCCTTTGATGGGGATTGACCAAACATGTAGGTCATGGTTTTATCGGTATGATAACCATCTACCCCACAACCTATATCAATATAGACCAGATCGCCCTGCTTCAGCTTGCGATCACGATTGCCGAATAACGGAACTGCCGGGCTCAAACCAACATTGCCACTGGGGCCATCAAAATAGGTGGGATAGATAGAGGAGGTACCAAAGCCCACATGCCCTAGCAGCATCTCAGTGTCAAACATTCTAAACCGGGTTAACCCGTGGTGCCCGGCACCCATCAGGGAGGTATAAATTTGTGTTGCCAGTTCAGCTTCACTTATGCCGGCCACTAACATTTTAGGTACCGTTTCTTCCAGGATTTGTTGATGGATTTTTCCAGCCTGTATTAATAAGGACAGTTCATAAGGGCTTTTTATTGCCCGTACCGCAGCTAATTGTCTGTCCACTGACCGCACATCAGCGATTGGAAAATGCTTTTTGAACCGCTGAAATAGTGCTAAAGGTATGGTCTCGGTTTCTAGATGTACCAC
This window harbors:
- the gdhA gene encoding NADP-specific glutamate dehydrogenase, yielding MSYAQEVLEQVKKRNPNEPEFHQAVEEVLETLEPVLEKNPEYRELGIIERIVEPERQIIFRVPWVDDNGKVQVNRGFRVQFNSAIGPYKGGIRFHPSVNLGIIKFLGFEQIFKNSLCGMPIGGGKGGSDFDPKGKSDGEIMRFCQSFMTELSKYIGADTDVPAGDIGVGPREIGYMYGQYKRLRNVFEGVLTGKGLTYGGSLARKEATGYGLVYFVNQMLQQKGESLSGKSVVVSGSGNVAIYAVEKAQQLGAKVVAMSDSSGYIYDEDGIDLTIIKRLKEVERKRIGEYAKERPGTKVGDSSKDIWSVKCDVALPCATQNELDEAGARKLVDNGVLVVCEGANMPSTPEAVKVFQRNNVLFGPAKAANAGGVATSALEMTQNSMRYSWTFEEVDAKLQQIMKNIYENAAKAAKEYGLEGNLVAGANIAGFLKVAEAMKAQGVV
- a CDS encoding Xaa-Pro peptidase family protein, which gives rise to MMDRVPKTELQNRLNRLRSQMDLSCPNWEMVVIFSKINLYYFTGTMQDGMLLISRDDEAVFWVRRSYERALAESPFAPIKPMHSFRDAAAATKNLPSVVHLETETIPLALFQRFKKHFPIADVRSVDRQLAAVRAIKSPYELSLLIQAGKIHQQILEETVPKMLVAGISEAELATQIYTSLMGAGHHGLTRFRMFDTEMLLGHVGFGTSSIYPTYFDGPSGNVGLSPAVPLFGNRDRKLKQGDLVYIDIGCGVDGYHTDKTMTYMFGQSPSKEVASTHNQCVAIQNQIAEMLKPGAIPSHIYRTIINNLSAEFLENFMGFGKRQVKFLGHGIGLLVDEFPVIAEGFDEPLQEGMVIAVEPKKGIANIGMVGIENTFIITPEGGRCITGDHPGLMPVF